The segment CCAGATTCCATTTTCACAAAAGTTCCAGCTGCTTTCTCGTGAGCTTCTAAGTTAGATTGATCAACAAGAACAGCTTGTGGTGGACAAACTGAGACACATGCCATACAATAGATACAGTCATGTTCTCTTATAGCATCTGCTTTGTCGGTAAAATCGCGACGTTCTTCTTTTTCAGTTTCACCTACACCTTTCCATTCAGTGGTATCTTTTACTGCGTCAATTCCTGATACATCCTTATCAGTTCTATACCATTGAAAAACTTGCACGGGGCATGCTTCAATACAAGCACCATCTGCAACACAAACATCCCAATCATTTGCAACCATTGTTCCAGTAATACCAAGTTTCTCCATTTTTTCGCCGCGTTTTTCATAATCGGCTAAAACTTGTTCATTCTTGGATGCATCCCATTCATTTTGTCCTTCACCTGCTTGTGATGGCCAAACCCAATGGAAATTACCAGAAGGACCATCAATGATTTTACCAATTGGTTTCTTATCACCGTGGCAAAAGTCTTCATTAATTGGCATTATTCTAAGATCGTAGAGTTATTATTTAAATCTAAATAAAATTAGTGGGAACTAAACATGATTTACAAATATTTTGAAAATATCTACGTTCATATCTTTTCACGTTAACTGACATCATGGACATTATCAAATATGACATTTACAGTGGTCCAAATATTGGAATCTATAGTACAGTAAATGATGAGTTTATTTTTCTGCCAAGAGGATTTGCAGATGGGAAATCTGAAAAATTATCAGAATACCTAGAAGTCAAACCATTAGAGGTTTCAGTTGCAAATGCCAGAGTATTGG is part of the Candidatus Nitrosopelagicus brevis genome and harbors:
- a CDS encoding 4Fe-4S dicluster domain-containing protein, producing the protein MPINEDFCHGDKKPIGKIIDGPSGNFHWVWPSQAGEGQNEWDASKNEQVLADYEKRGEKMEKLGITGTMVANDWDVCVADGACIEACPVQVFQWYRTDKDVSGIDAVKDTTEWKGVGETEKEERRDFTDKADAIREHDCIYCMACVSVCPPQAVLVDQSNLEAHEKAAGTFVKMESGSENPHAHD